In Aedes albopictus strain Foshan chromosome 3, AalbF5, whole genome shotgun sequence, the genomic window ctctcctacatatacatctcatgtatattcgttcgtagcgatcgctagaaccagaaacggattgaaataaagccgtttcccttccttccaactttcattacAGCACATTCACAcattctatcgctttacgcctggcacccttgcaccaatgcatgatccatggccaaaaaataaacatttcccaccaacacaccaacatccgcatgaccttgtgcaggcgcagaggactcaacggcctgatgtgggcaagcgaatgcaatcatcacttccctccccttccccattgacctgcaacctgacgcagcaggcgccattgtcgcctaaaaatacaagaccaccaatcctcacacactgaagatgcctgttagtcccaaacagctatctcattggttccttgtgtgagtgtagctggtctggcgatactggagttgcaactgcgggcggtcaatcaagctcaagcaagctCAAGGAACAGAggtgtttcccaatcctcgagtgcttttcttggcttggcttggcttgacattcaaatattttttttagggaaggccgacaagctcagcaatcatgatatgtaattgtgtttattatagggttcgtaatagaggcatacttgtacttgtgaacatgtacaCGCAAAACCACGTCCTTGAAATAAATGATTAATACTTTagtcaaaagctacataatgacagtttgtgttttcctttcatgtatttgactatgtaattgttcatcatttgaaaaacaagttttcacagtaccgccatcataatgactcaaggtgtttagaataaaatatttttcatgtattattgtataaaaaatatagatattttgttgatcgtttgctactaagcttagtattttagaatgcgtttgatagttttgctattacttgaaaaccattctacaaattttaatgaaattttcacacagtcatctacgcatactacttcgaaacgcctaaaaattgtatggttctatcttcaaagacaaaaaagttgtgactatttctaggagatgcaataatttacaatatgcgcttttaacagtttttgcatgaaaaaccttaaaaaaaaaaattgttctagaccccccgatggatgttttcaaccgacccagcaaattgaagggaatggcccaaagtatcactgggcaaaatttcagacttacttatttttttgttttaaagttgctctataaacacaccgtgcttcggaaataattagacccgtattattttatttcgtcattagggtgaccaattttcatatagggtggtccaaaaaatcaaggtttttcaaaactaaaagttttcaaaaaatcgtaacttttgaaccatttgacctattttgacctttttttttgtttgaaagctattgaattgtagttttcaggaaaaatacgttaaaggggcttaaatgtaaagagtactataatatatgcaaatatattagtttttacacgttttcatggtctcgggaccaaagaggtaccctggttttatatttttatcagaaaattcaggaaatttggcgtaacatataaaaaaatcagaaatatatgttgttttgtttttgagatatgatattttgaatatagagagtcatatattttagtactagctactctgaaattgcttgaaattgcaaattctcataaaactatgcatagtattgctttttaaagtgattcctgatggttttggtatccataatattataaggaatcaaaatataatcaaatttaaaaaagtgtcttgtatgggaaaatttgaccttttatttttaaaaaaccatatctcaaaaactaataaACATTcatatctctgattttttgatatgttacgccaaatttcctgaattttctgatataaccagggtacctctttggtcccgagaccatgaaaacgtgtaaaaaccaatatatttgcatattttatagtactctttacattttagcccctttaacgtatttttcctgaaaactacatttcaatagctttcaaacaaaaaaaaagaagtttaaaatcggtcaactggttcaaaagtaacgattttttgaaaatttttagttctgaaaaaccttaattttttggaccactctatatgaaaattggtcaccctaatgacgaaataaaaaatacgggtcttattatttccgaagaactacaagcccaccaagtttcacgataatTGGAGATGCACtaaatcgtttttctatggaatggctgtataactATATACTCTATTGTACCTAAAGATATGTGCCGTCTTGTTCTTTTATGTTACGCAACTGTTACGCATTAAATGAAAAATTACACATTTTAATAGACTGTGGCATCCACATTTCACATGGTGGCGAAAGCCGGAAATATTCGGCAGGGcatgttgaaagaatgccggacaacaaaccTACAAAGTTTAATTTCGCTATTGATCCGGTTGGCAAAAGAATGCATgaagcgcaaagagcacgatgggaaATGGTGCGCGATCTGGTAAGCATTGGGCgtaattgaggatttttagggtaAATGTGTAAGTCATGAAGGAAATAGTgtaaattagttgaacaaaattaATCTAATCACCTAATAAAGAGAAAGGGTTTCAAGACGTTAGTTGTTGATTTTACATTTAACTttgcttggaaaaaaaaatgaaaactgtcGATAATAGTGTTGCGAGAATAATATCTTCAATATGACATATAAATAAATATAGTTTTCGAAATGTCTTATGCTGTTGTTAAGGTTCTGTATTCTTGTTGGAATATTGGATCTGATGTATAAAGCTGCTTTGAGGGAACGAGTACAGCTATTAGTTTTGATAGGGTGATTGAGTGGAAATGTTTGGGAATATTGATTTACAAAAGAATACTTACCTGGAGCTGGAGTATTATATTGTTCGGATTTTCTCAATAAAAAAGAGCACTTGGATTCTCGGGGAACAGTTACCTAATATATCTTCTTTATTATAAAAATACACTTATATAAGAACAATGCCTTCAATTTCGCAGTAAGtaaaaatcttctgaacattATAAAATTTGTAACGATTGCGTTAGTTTGACAATATATCCAAAATTGATCATGATACACCTACATATATGCATTAATTAATCTGTCACTTCTAGGAATCGAGGGTGAGGTACACATACTTTGAACAATGGATTGTAGGGTTACAATATTGGCATCTGGCTGTATCCTCTTTGGGCTCTCTCAGAGGATACAGCGTTTTTTTTTAAAGTCCTATTATGCTAAAGTGATTGAAACCGACATTTGTTGGTGTAAGGGTTCTGCACAATGTCTACGATAAATAATAAATTGATAGCAAAGAGCTTTGAATAAAATGGCGCATTTAGTAAAGATTCAAGGATACTCTTAGGGAGGCAAATCAAAGTGTAAGATAATGCAAATAGGCAAACAGAAGTACGTTAGAGTAGACGTTCAATAACTGCAACATTGTTGCTTTctacttagcgaacgaaattcgataactgcaacgtcggGCAGACGTCAAAAATCGATCAACAAGAACACCTCTCGATCGTACAAGCATTATGATACAGTAGGTACAGGCATTCAGTGCAACAGTTATGGAAAATCTAGGATTATGAATGAAAGCTCCAACAGAGAAAAGGTAACATTCTCGCTTGATCCACATTGGGGATGCGAAATCTTTATTCTACCTGGTGattctgaaattttgacttatttTGATGGATTTGTTTGACAAGTGCTAAGCTCCTCTAACCGATCATCTCTGTAAAACCACTGCCTTTAAAATGTACACCAATGTGATTCGGAAGATTATTTGTCGGGAAGTTGTGGTTCGGAGCGAAAAGTTACAATGATCGTGTGCGACTAGCTAGGATGAATTTTTGATATTACCATCGTATCACCTATGAGAAGCTGTTTCAGCACTGGATGCTTTTCAAGTTGCTAATATACTGGACAGACTAGAGGGCGTATGTTATCGTAGCTAGTAGTGGAATCTGTTATACTTACATACTTATCTCTGAAACATCATCCATGATTTGTACAAAAGTTTATGCTATGCTTTGCTATGACAAATAGCATAGCAAATAACACAACGGTAGTGCTGTTCCATTCTGTAAATTCCAAAGGTGTAAATTCTATtatcgggtctccagttagtctagtggttaagactatggatcgccaatccggagacggcgggttcgattcccgttccagtcggggaaatttctcgacttcctgggcatagtgtatcattgtacttgcatcactatatacaaattcatgcgatggcaggcaaagaaagcctttcaattaataactgtggaagtgctcaaagaacactaagttgaagcgagacaggccaagtcccagtggggacgtcgagccataaagaagaagaagaaattatgTTATCGTATACACAGTGTGTGCTACTGGGCCtacagttagcctaatggttcaGGGTGTGAATCGCCAATCGAGAGACGgtggggttcgattcccgttcggatCGGGACAATTTTCTTgattccctgagcatagtgtatctttGTGCCTTCCtcacaaaatacaaattcatgcaatggctggcaaagaaagctcttcaatcaataactgtgcaagtgctcaaagaacacaaagttgaagagaaGCATAAATAAGAAGTGAGTGGGAAGGGGAtgaaagctcaggtaaaatatcgTCTGGGCGCCCAATCAAAAACACCACCCCGGTGAAGAATGGCGCTTGAACCTATAgctattcccaagtaacaaaattaattttataatgcttttgaagtattcttcaacacctgttctttaaaaccatgcataaaccaaattgctctgcaacacgacatcaactcaaccataaacccgccataagaccaaagaggcccatcctaagatgctcttggagagttgtttttaaatttctcttaaaacttgttctacttcccaagttgtcctcaaggcgaattgctctctccttgtagaattcttcaagtgcacgataaaacgataataaatttgtcagtgttgttgctgatgcagcttttatgtcgacagaaaagtttggtgaattaaattgaaattaaaaacacaatgaatatgacacattattgtaatcgggattaatttattacacaaattgggaatatttccgtggtgtaacaaggataccaaatgccaagataaattcatcgtatataagttgcaagatacttccaaaaattgcaacgcgcttccattataacgcactaataaaatatttaaaaatattattcctggtcatgcgaacattgctcatgagttttctgaacatggcttccattgaaatttaggccggtggtcggtccatcatcgatggttttaatcaaaatcaccataagatcgtcttaaatttctttcaactcatgccagagctaaaagcataactcaagaatactaggatttataacgttctcaatgcagcctggttggcctccatccagaacgtcttaaatttatttcatcttatgcaagggtaagaagtattactcaagagtactcaggtttataacgttcttgatgtaggtttatgcaaactctgccaagaacgtcataaaacatgtacgccaaattgtaaacaaacaataaattatcgcaccgcggtggattttgtaaaTCTTGTCCGATGAATTgatttatcagcccggtaccgttgccaacctggcagacctttttcgataagctgccttgatgcggtgcagtgcctcattcctccggtcagcacttccaacaggtaagtagttgttgattttgaagatcgatgattggaaccccgattgcacgggaaacgacgtcctggatgaccatacccacctcatttcggatgctgcaaccggaggaacttggcactgcaccgcgttgcggttgggtttccgggtaggtgttcttgattggcagcaataatggaacgatgagaatcaaaatctgatgcttgagttttctCTTGTGTTTGATTTGACGTGTTAATACGATTTCCATCCAGCAGTGAGAATCAAAATGACTGAGACCGCCGTCGAAGTTGCCGCTGTGACTCCAGTGCTTGTCACACCATCGAAGACCCCGAAGAAGTCCAAAGCCGCCATGGCAAGCCGGATTGTTAAGAAGCTGAACAAGCCGTCCACCCATCCACCAGTGAAGGAAATGGTCATGGCCGCCATCATGCACCTGAAGGAACGTAAGGGATCTTCTTTGCAGGCCGTCAAGAAGTATATCGGTACCAACTACGAGTGCGACGTGCTCAGGCTGAACACCTTCATCTTGAAGGCTCTGAAAAGTGGCGTCGAAAAGGGTACGCTGATCCAGACCAAGGGAACCGGGGCGTCCGGATCCTTCAAGCTGAAGGATAAAAAGGCGTCCGTTGAGAAAAAGCCCAACAAGGCTGTCGGAGAGAAAAAGAAGGCTGTCAAAAAGGTGGCGGACGAAAAGAAGGTCAAGAAGTCGGTTTCCAAGAAGGCGACAGGTGAGAAGAAAACCAAAGGAGCCAAGGCTTCCAAGGTCACCTCTAAGACCGGAACAGTGGCGAAGAAAGCTGCTGCTTCCAAGCAGAAGGCCACAAAACCGTCCAAGGTCGCTGCCAAGAAGCCAAAGACTCCGAAGCCGAAGAAAATCGCTCCAGCTAAGAAAGCTGCTCCGAAGATGGAGATGGAGCTGCAAATTAGCGCAGAGGAGGAAGCAGAGAAAAGTGCTTGGCAGGAGAAGATGCTCCAGAAGAAGAGAGGTCAAATCCTGCGGATAAAAGCGAACCGGGAGTCGTTCGAGAAGCAGATGGCGGACATGGACAACGAGTTGGCGGGATTCTCGGGCGTCAGGGTGGCAAAGCCGTcgtcgaaaaactttgtcgatgaAAATTCGGATCGGCGTAGTTCCGATTCATCCATGGAGAAACAGGCCAGGAAGATCATAGCGTCGAGAAACTGGGAGCAGGTCGACAGTGGAAGCCAAAACGGGCTGGGGCAGCAGCCCAGACCGACAAAGGCACAGCTGGCTGCCAGGCAGGGGCTAACGTACAAGCTCCCAAAATTTTCTGGCAAACCAGCACAGTGGCCACTGTTTTACGCCGCCTACAAAGCGTCCAACGCAACATGGCTACATGGATCACGAAAACCTGATGCGACTGCAGGAAGCGCTCGAAGGTGATGCTCTTGAGTTGGTAAGTGGTCAGCTTCTTCTTCCCGAAACCATTCCAAGGGTCATCGAGAAGCTGCGTCGCCATTACGGCCGTCCGGAACAGCTGCTTGAAAGTCTGTTGGACAAAATTAATCGACTAGACCCTCCTCAACCGAACAGCCTGAAGAGTTTCATCCCATTCGGAAACACGGTGGAGCAACTCTGCGATCATATGGAGGCTGCGGATATGCGACAGCATCTCCTAAACCCTCTACTGATCAAGTCGCTGGTCGCAAAGCTACCGGATCGCGGAAAGCGTGAATGGGTCCACTATCGTAGAGGACGTGGCGAAGTAACGCTGCGAACATTTACAGATTTCCTTATGGATATAGTAGCAGATGCTTGCGAAGCCAACGTCGACATGGAGTTTGAGCAGCAACACCAATCCATAACAATTTCTCAACCAGAGGAAAATGAAGAGCACGTCGGACTCTACTGTCACAACATGAACACTAGTTCAGCAGCAAAGGTTAGCGAGCACAACACCCAAGGCGGAAAATTCCACAACCCGTTATTGCATCCGGTCCAAAATGCGGTCGGAACAAGTGCGCGCGTCCATGCGAACTGTACGGTTCTGTTCCGGATTGTTCCGGTTCAATTGCACTACCAGGGAAAAACCATTTCGATATTGGCGTTCCTGGATGAAGGTGCTTCCGTCACGCTGATGGATCAAAAGCTCGCCGACCGTCTGGGCGCGGTCGGAGTACAAGAGCAATTGACCATCAGGTGGACAGGAAACGTTTCGAGAGTAGAGGATACACGGCGGATCAGTCTATGGGCATCAAGTTCGAGTGCCAGCACCGACGACAAAACGTTGCTGCATACTGTCCACACCGTCGACAAATTGATGCTACCGCACCAGAAGCTGGACTACGAGGAGATCGCTGCGCAGTACGCTCACTTGCGGGGACTGCCGATAGAGTCGTACGAAGGTCAACCTCAATTGCTCATTGGTGCGAACAACATTCAATCGTTTGCTCCGATAGAAGCAAGGGTGGGA contains:
- the LOC134291162 gene encoding histone H1B-like: MTETAVEVAAVTPVLVTPSKTPKKSKAAMASRIVKKLNKPSTHPPVKEMVMAAIMHLKERKGSSLQAVKKYIGTNYECDVLRLNTFILKALKSGVEKGTLIQTKGTGASGSFKLKDKKASVEKKPNKAVGEKKKAVKKVADEKKVKKSVSKKATGEKKTKGAKASKVTSKTGTVAKKAAASKQKATKPSKVAAKKPKTPKPKKIAPAKKAAPKMEMELQISAEEEAEKSAWQEKMLQKKRGQILRIKANRESFEKQMADMDNELAGFSGVRVAKPSSKNFVDENSDRRSSDSSMEKQARKIIASRNWEQVDSGSQNGLGQQPRPTKAQLAARQGLTYKLPKFSGKPAQWPLFYAAYKASNATWLHGSRKPDATAGSARR